The following is a genomic window from Oncorhynchus clarkii lewisi isolate Uvic-CL-2024 unplaced genomic scaffold, UVic_Ocla_1.0 unplaced_contig_9522_pilon_pilon, whole genome shotgun sequence.
TCAGCAACCAACCAGCGAGGGTGACCTTTATAGAGGTCCCCCATTAACAACCAGCCTGTTAGACAATGTGTTCCCAGACAAGGAAGTGTCACATTAGTTTTTCTCCTGTTTCTGTTCTTCTGGCTCCCTTGGTTATGTGCAGTAATACTTGCATGAACTTCAACACTGTGGGCCAACAAATCCACTAACTTGCAAAGAAGAGATACTGCTAGCACAATTGACGTGTCCGTGCTTGTTCACAGTCTGGAATAGGCTGATGTTGGCCTGACCCTTATCACACgagacaccacctcctccacctcactCAGAGGTAGTTCTATAGAGCAGGGCCAATGcccattcagtgtgtgtgtaatgagtggGGGCTTTGAGGatgggcactgtgtgtgtgtgggaggggtcTACCCAGCTGGCTGTGAGAAAAAGCGTGACACGGCTGCCCACTCCCTCCTAATTGGATCTGGTAGGGGTGTTTTTATTGAAATCACTCACAGGTGCAGCCCCACTTTAAAGTGGCTCACTACTTCTGAGAGCTTTcagctgtcgtgtgtgtgtgtgtgtgtgtgtgtgttatttctcaGACAAAGAAATTTATTTTTTCAGACTGTACCCATTTTGGTTTAATAAGTCCTATCGTCTAAGAACAGGTTTCCAGTCCTACCGCCAGTTTGTGAATGAGAGCGGGATGTAGAATGAGCCGAGGTATTTTTACCAGGCCAGGCCTGCACCTGtaccccaccaccacccacctttaccccccccccccccccccccaggcctcATCCAGCCAAAGGTATTCATAAATGTAGGAAAATGGGACAAGTATGATGAGGGTGAGTGTTTCCAGGCCAGAAAAACTGTACTCTACTCCCATAACAGTATAATCCGCTATTTATTCCACTCGCCCAGAGTGATATGAAGGACTGCAACAGCCCTGAGCAAGCAATCTAATGGGAAGACAAACACCTTGTCCTCAAGTGTTGTTAAACAACGTTATTGAAcatgtctttctcttcctctctcctttctctcccaggACATTCGTAACACGGTGGGCAACGTTCCCATGGAGTGGTACCAGGACTACCCTCACATCGGCTATAACCTGGACGGGAAGAAGATCTTTAAGCCCATCAGGAACAAAGACGAGCTGGATGAGTTCCTGGACAAGATGGAGAACCCAGACTACTGGTGAGATGACAAGGAGCagattacctctctctctctctctctctctctctctctctcttgaacaCCCTCTCTCTAACGCACGctccctcttctttctctgtGCTTTTGTTCTGGGAGAAGAGTATCTGTGAACCTGTTTTGacatctggtctctctccctccatctcccctccaccaGGCGTACGGTTCATGACAAGACGACAGCCTCAGACATTCGTCTGACAGACGAGCAGGTGGACCTGGTGCACCGCCTCCAGAAGGGTCAATTTGGCGACGTCAACTTCAACGAGTACGAGGTAAAGACCTTTATGACTGCTCTCTCACTGCCTGTATCGGGGTCCTATTCATTAGGGCCAAACGTAGCAACACGCTttgcaacaaaataagaaaaacaagtgtttcttattggaccaaCTCTGCTACTCctctgtttcagtccatttttatttagattttttgtgCCTAGTGAGTACGACCCAGGTTTGACTGTGTTGACGGCTGGCAGCTCTGTTTTGTTAAATGACTGAGCAGATAATGGCTAAAGCATAGCAGCCATTAGAGCAAACTAGACCTCAGTTCATTAGCCCATCCACTTATGTTCTCCACATAACCCAAACCTCGTCTGCACTCCACTCCTCGTCACTTAGAGCAAGTCAGCCgaaagcagacctgggttcaaatacaatcGGAAATCATTTCAGATTCTTTAGCTGTGATTTGATTGAGTTGCATGTTGCAATGGAACCAGTAGAAATGTCCAACAATTGCAAACCCGGCCAACTGGCACTGCAGGCAGACTGGagcaaacgctcaaagtatttgCCAGATTTCATATAGTAGTTGAACCCACGTCTGGAGAGGAGCGAGTTCTCCTGTGTTACAGTTAACAGGGTTTGCGGGAGAGGTTTTAAATGAATAGTGTTGAATTGAGAAGCCACTGCTGTAGTGTCTAGAATCTAGATGGCGTCATGGCTATCATGGAGTCTTGTTAATGCCAGAGTTATTACAGAGGCATATAAACTCATTTGTCAGGGGCAAAAACAAGTGTTTTTAAACTTTTAACACCAGGACTGTAAAATAAGAAAATACCAGGCTAACTCTGATGTCGTCATCAGCTACCTGCCTTGGATTTTGGTGGTCCAATGATTCCAGTCCACAGTAATTGGGCTGTCTATTAATCTAGGGCTTCCCAGACGTTTGTTTCAGAAGGGTCTGTCTTCAATCCTAGCTGACTTTGTTTACttcaggctgtgtcccaaatgtatTTAGCTCATTCTGATatatatttgtaatttttttatttattattgtgtgtcttgttttgtattgctaggtattactgcactgttggcgctAAATAACATAAGTGttttgctgcacctgcgataacatctgccgACTGTGTACGCTACCAATAAACAATCTATTTTTCTCGCTGATAAATGCTGTGTTTATCTTTTAGCCGTCCGTGGACTTCTTCACCAACGAGGTCATGATCCATCCGGTGACCAACAGGCCCCAGGACAAACGCAGCTTCATCCCCTCACTCATAGAGAAGGAGAAGGTAGGTATCTTTCTTTCTtacacaccatctctgtctacctctcaaACTCTCTATtttcctctcgttctctctgtttctctctgcttaCTCAAAAGCTTCATGTTTTATGCTGCTAATATATATTTACAATAAATATATAGCAGGCGTTACCACCAGTTTGAATCCAAACTGCTCACACGTGTTACAATGTAATGATCCCTGCATAGTGGAAGTGGAGGTGAAATTGTGTTATAATGGGGGTTCTGAAATTGGAGGCTTAGAGACCCACCCCTCCCAAACCCTCAACAATAAAAAGATAGAAACCGTAGCTTTATTAGCCCAGCAATACTTTCTATTAATGTCGGTTTGATTTTATTCCACTCATTAATCAAGTTAGTCTTTTATATTTTACGAAGCAGAGCACATTCTCCCCCATTTTAAAACTGTGTGATTGAATTTTTGTACGTTCGTTTTAGACGTGtttacgcaaacacacacacacacacacacacacacacttacgttTCACCACTactgttgtcctctctctctcccaggtttCGAAGCTGGTCCATGCCATAAAGATGGGTTGGATCAAGCCCCGTAAACCCAAAGAGACCACCCCTCAGTACTATGACCTGTGGGCCAAGGAGGACCCCAACGCCATACTGGGGCGCCACAAGATGCACGTCCCCGCCCCCAAGATGAGGCTGCCCGGACACGAGGAGTCCTACAACCCTCCGCCTGAGTACCTGCTCACAGAGGAAGAGGTAAATGCTTAATTCATGTGAATAACATGATGTTCATAGTGTTTGTAATAGTATGGTAGTCGTGATCAATAAAACGGCACAATACGGTGCAGAGTGTTCGAATTAACAAATATCTGCCCTTTTCAAGGGAGGGGTCAATAGATATCACaactatttggttttaatatcATCACTTCTTGAAAATCAGTCATAACTACACATTTCATATTATTCCACATTTAGCtctatcagagttatacagcaagcaactgcatgcttttcatgatcagtaaacatcaattgatcatgtattttcagataCTTTAGGGTAGCCTGTCCCTTTGGAATTAGCTTGCTATTAACATGTAGCTAGATAGTGTCATTTAGCTTGCTTCATCAGAGATTAGGCTTTTGGAAAGAGCTTGACAACGGCAAGTACTCGTCCTGGTAAAGTTGTCTGTCGGACTACTGTTGTCACCACTATAGATGGCAAGCAAATCAAGCCATCTAGTTTATCCCCTGAAAGTTAGCATATCAGCTAGCCATGATATGATCTGTTATTAGCTAGTTAGCCAATTTGAAGTGGTCCATCAGTCAATGTATCCTATCATGTCTGTCAGTGGCAATCATGATTAAATACTGTTAAAAACAATGTTGAAATGGGATAATGTTAGCTAATAACGCTAGGTATGCCTACGTTGGTTGTAGATCAAGTACATTAGGTGTACTTATCACTATGTTTAGCCAACTGTACAAAGTTTCTACCGGTAGCTTGTAAAGTAAACATTATCAGCAAACAGTACGTCGGCAAATGTACCCTTCTGCTGCTTGACAGGCAGAGCCCACAAAGCATGGGAAATGAACCTAAACCACTcaggtattttcaggtagagTTCACTTTTATTAGATCACTCAAATATCCAATATTGGTGGCCAATATTGAGATGTATCGTGAGGCTACCCTGACGTATCTGAAATGACATGATCAATTGATTTTAACTGATTGTGAAACACATGCAGTTACTTGCTGTATGACTCTgatatacactacctttcaaaagtttggggtcacttagaaatgtccttgtttttgaaagaaaagcaaaaatgttttgtccattaaaataattggtgtctagtttgagaaacagactcctcacaagtccgcaactggcagcttcatgaaatagtaccctcaaaacaccagtctcaacgtgaaCAGTGAAGAGgccactccgggatgctggccttctaggcagagttgcaaagaaaaagccatatctcaaactggccaataaaaataaaagattaagatgggcaaaagaaggacttgtgaggcgtctgtttctcaaactagacattctaatgtacttgtcctcttgctcagatgtgcaccggggcctcccactcctctttctattctggttagagccagtttgcgctgttctgtgaagggagtagtacacagcattgtacgagatcttcagtttcttggcaatttctcgcatggaatagccttcatttctcagaacaagaaaagattgatgagtttcagaagaaatatttgtttctggccattttgagcctgtaatcaaactcacagatactcaactaaagaaggccagttttattgtttctttaatcaggacaatagttttcagatgtgctaacataattgtaaaagagttttctaatgatcaattagccttttaaaatgtcaaacttggattagctaacacaacgtgccattggaacacaggagtgatggttgctgataatgggcctctgaatgcctatgtagatattccattaaaaatcagccgtttcccactattatagtcatttacaacattaacaaagtctacattgtgtttctgatcaattttatgttattttaatggacagaatgagcttttctttcaaaaacaaggacatttctaagtgaccccaaacttttgaatggtagtgtacatcatACATAAGTGCCACTCTTGAAATACCATAACTTTGTCTATAGTAAATGGGCttgcactatatactgtaggcatAGTAGCATAGATCAACTGAAACATTTTGTTAATCCCTCATTAGCTACAGTAGAAAGACCAATCATTCATAATTTATCAGCCAGTCATTAGTATACAGACCAATCATTAACCAGTACACAGACCAGTCATTAGTATACAGACCAATCATTAACCAGTACACAGACCAGTCATCAGTATACAGTTAGGCTAACCATTGGTTCTTCCTCCCCCTGTCAGAGACTGGTGTGGGAGCAGCAGGATGCAGAAGACAGGAAGCTCCCGTTCCTCCCCCAGAAACACTCC
Proteins encoded in this region:
- the LOC139398799 gene encoding ribosome biogenesis protein bop1-like, coding for MEWYQDYPHIGYNLDGKKIFKPIRNKDELDEFLDKMENPDYWRTVHDKTTASDIRLTDEQVDLVHRLQKGQFGDVNFNEYEPSVDFFTNEVMIHPVTNRPQDKRSFIPSLIEKEKVSKLVHAIKMGWIKPRKPKETTPQYYDLWAKEDPNAILGRHKMHVPAPKMRLPGHEESYNPPPEYLLTEEERLVWEQQDAEDRKLPFLPQKHSCLRAVPAFSRFIHERFERCLDLYLCPRQRKMRVNVNPEDLIPKLPKPKDLQPFPTTMSLVYRGHTSLVRCISASPTGQWLVSGSDDFTVRFWEVNTGRCMKTLEVGGAVKSVAWNPNPAVCLVAVCL